The genomic window GGGGATGCGGCCGCATCGGCCAGACGCCGCGGATGGAATACACCTCCACCGCGTTTGCCGAACCGCTGCGTCGCGTATTCGACCAGCTCTATCGGCCGAACGAGGACATGGCGGTTGGCGTCGTGCATCCCGAATCGCCGTACTACATCCAGTCGGTGACGTACCGGACGACGATCCATCCGTGGTTCCAGCGCGTCCTCTACGACCCACTGGTTGACGGCGTGGAGCGGGTGGCGGTGTGGACAAGGCGCCTGCAGTCGGGCTCGGTCAACGCGTATCTCGGCTACATCGTGTTCGTGCTCGTCTTGTTGCTGGTGTGGGTGATCGGGTTCTGACCCGCGGAGGATGTGGTGTTCAACGTCACAGGCGTCGTGATTGAAATCGCGCAGGCGCTGCTGGGCCTCGCGGTGGCGCCGGCGCTGGTCGGCCTGATTCGCTGGGTGAAGGCCCGGCTGCAGAACCGGCGCGGCGCACCCATCTGGCAGCCGTACGCCGAACTGCGCAAACTCCTCGGCAAGGAAACCGTCATCTCGTCAAACGCGTCGTGGATATTCCGCACGGCGCCCTACGTCGTGTTCGGCAGCACGGTGGTCGTAGCCCTGCTCGTCCCCGTGCTCATCACGCCGCTGCCTTTCAATCAGGTCGCCGATCTGTTTGCGCTGGTCTACCTGCTGCTGCTCGGGACGTTCGCGCTCGCGCTCGGCGGCCTCGATCCCGGCTCGCCGTTTGGCGGCATGGGCAGCAGCCGCGAGATGACGATTGCCGCGCTCAGCGAACCCGCGATCGCGCTGGCCATTCTGTCACTTGCGCTCGGCGCCGGTTCGACCAATCTCGGCGAGATGGCGGCGCGCACGATTGCCAACCCCACCGTTGCGCTCAGCCCCGGTCACATTCTCGCCTTTGCCGCCCTCTTCATCGTCATGCTGGCGGAAACCGGCCGGCTGCCGGTCGACAATCCGGCCACGCATTTGGAATTGACGATGATCCATGAGGCGATGATTCTGGAGTACTCGGGCCCACATCTCGCGCTGGTGGAGTGGGCGTCGTGGCTCAAACTGACGGTGTTTTTGACGCTCGCGGCCAACCTCTTCGTGCCGTGGGGGCTGGCGACTTCGCTCTCGCCGGCCGCGCTGGCCATTGCGTTTGCGGCCATCGTGGTCAAACTCGTGGTGCTGGCCGTCCTGCTCGCGTTCTTTGAAACCCGGGTCGCGAAGCTGCGGTTGTTCCGCGTGCCCGAACTGCTGGCTGTCTCGTTCGTGCTCGGCCTGCTGGCTGTCACGTCGTCTTTCTCGCTGAGTGCTTCGAGTCGCCACTCAGGCCCCGAATCGCTTTCGAACACCAGGGCTGGAGGAGCTCCCTCAGCACTCAGTCCTGAGGACGCGAATCAGCAGCCATCCCGGCGTATCGAAGGACTGAGGTAGCGCCGCGTGGACGGACTCTTCTCGCAGGTCGCCGTGCTGGGCTCAAGTGGCGTGCTGCTCTGCGCCATCGTCGCGTTGTGGCGGCACGGCATCGGGGCGTACATCTCGGCCTTCAAGTGGCAGTCGAACGTGCTGGCCGCGCTCACCGCGGCGGTGGCCTACTTCGGGCATGACTACGATTTGTATTGGGTCGCGGCGCTGATGATCGCGGTGAAGGGCGTGGCCATCCCACGACTGCTCACACGCCTGGCGCATCGTGTGGGCCAGAACCGCGAGAGCGAACCGCTCGTGAACACGGCGACATCGCTGGTCATCAGCGGCCTGCTGATCCTGCTCGCCTACACGGCGGCACGCCCGCTGCAGACGCTGTCGGCGGCGCCGACGCGCGCGGGCATCCCGCTCGCGATTGGCCTGCTCTTCGTCAGCCTGTTCGTGATTGTGAGCCGCAAGAAGGCCATCACGCAGGTGATCGGCTTTCTGATGCTCGAGAACGCGATCGCCCTGCTCGCCGTGCTCGCGACGTATGGCGTGCCGCTGGTGGTCGAACTGGGCGTGTTCCTCGACGCCCTGATGGGATTCCTGGTGATGCAGATTGTCCTCTATGACATCCACGACACATTCAACACGCTCGACGTGGACGTGTTGAATCGGCTGAAGCACTGACGCCATGGAGACACTGCTTCTCTTTGCGCTTGCCGGACCGTTTGCCTTGTCGGCCGTACTGGCCGCGCTGGGCGTTGGTGACCGCCGTGTGGTCGGCTGGATCATCGCGGCGGGCCGGGTGATCTCGGTGGGCGCGGCGATCGCGTTATGGACCATCGCGATTGGCGGCTCCCCGTTCGCGCCAGCGGCGGCGGGTCTCTTCCGCGTGGACGCGCTCTCGGCGCTGGTGGCCTGTTGCGTGGTCGTCGTCGGAACGATCTCGATGGCTCTCGGGCCTGGCACGCCGGGATCGGGGCACGACGACCCGGCCGCGCGCCGTAAGTTCCAGGCGTACGGCAACGTGTTCGTGCTGGCGATGCTGCTGGCGGTCACCGTCAACAACGTCGCGTTGATGTGGGTGGCCATCGAAGCGACGACGATCACGTCGGCACTGCTGGTGCCGCTCCACCGGTCGAAGGCGTCAGTCGAGGCGTCGTGGAAGTACCTGTTGATTGGATCGGTCGGCATCGCGCTGGCGTTTGCCGGCACGGTGCTCGCGTATTTTGATTTCGTCACGATCACCGGGCAGCGTCAGACCTCGCTTGGCTGGCCGCTCCTGATGCACTCGGCGCCAGTGCTTGATCCCGGCCTGCTGCGGCTTGCGTTCGTGTTCCTGCTGGTGGGCTACGGCACCAAGGCTGGACTGGCGCCCATGCACACCTGGCTGCCCGATGCGCACTCGGAAGCGCCCGCGCCGCTCTCCGCGATGATGTCGGGCGTGCTGCTGGCCGTCGCGCAATACGCGATTCTGCGCTGGAAGGCCGTGGTCGATCTCACGCCGGGCGGCGCGGCATTCACCAATCAGGTGCTGCTGGCCATCGGTTTGTTCTCGGTGCTGATCGGCGCGTTGAGCCTTGTCCGCCAGCAGAGTTACAAGCGGCTGCTCGCCTACTCGAGCGTCGAGCACAGCGGGCTGATCTGCATGGGCCTCGCGTTTGGACCGGCGGGCGTGTTCGCGTCTCTCTTGCACATGATGAATCACGCGCTCGCCAAGTCGACCAGCTTCCTGCTCTCCGGCCGCATTCTTGCCCGCTATGGATCGACCGACGTCGATGGCGTGCGCGGTCTGGTGCGGACCATGCCGGCCACCGGTGCGCTGTTTGCCACCGGTGTGCTGGCGTTGATGGGATTGCCGCCGTTCGGCTTGTTCGTCTCGGAATTTCTGCTGTTCCGCGCCGGGTTCACCTCGGGGCATGTCTGGGAAACGGGCGTCGCGCTGGTCCTCGCGGGGATCGGATTCGTCGGGCTCTCGTCTCACCTGCTGCGCATGCTTTACGGCGCCACACCCGATGGCGTGATGTCGGGTGAGCGGGACGCTCGGGCGCTTGCCCCGATTGTGGTGTGCGCGGTGGCGCTGGTTGTGCTCGGCCTGATCCTGCCGGAGGCCGTTGGCGCACTGCTGGGCCGCATTGTCGAAGGGATGACCGCATGAGCGAGATGACGCACGCGGTCGCCGGGCTGAGGAACGTCGCCTCACTTTACGCCTTGCGGGACGTCCGGATGCCGCGCCCGCGGGAACTTCACGCAATGGCTGATGCGGCGAGCATGCCGGCGGTGACGGCGGCACTGTGGACTGAGTGGGGTGCCGAACTGGTGTTAATGGCTGGCGAGGATCGACGCGCCCGTGATGGGGCGTTTCGCGTCCACTACTTGTTTGCGCATCACGAGGAGAATTGGTTCGCTCACATCACGACGCGGGTTGATGGCGCCAACCCGGTGATCGCGTCTTCCGCGATGAGTTGCTATCCCGCGTCGCGGTTCGAACGCGAGATGCGCGACCTGATGGGCATCGTGCCGCTCGATCATCCCGATCCACGGCCGCTCGCGCGCCATGGATTCTGGCCCGAGGACTACTTCCCTCTTCGCAAGGATGCTTTTGTGCCGGCGTTCGGTGATGAAGGCCGGCCGTTTCCGTTTGGCGAGGTCGAGGGCCCTGGCGTGTACGAGATTCCCGTGGGCCCTGTGCACGCGGGCATCATCGAACCCGGGCACTTCCGGTTCAGTGCCGTCGGCGAGACGATCATCGACGTCAAGCAGCGGTTGTTCTTCACGCACAAAGGCACCGAGAAACTGTTCGAGGGGCGCACGGCAGAAGACGGCGTGGCGCTGGCGGAACGCATCTCGGGCGACACGACGATTGGTCACGCGCTGGCGTTCTGCCAGGCTGTAGAATGCGCGGCCGGCGTCGACATCCCGCCGCGTTCGGCGCACCTGCGCGCCGTTCTGCTCGAGATGGAGCGGCTGTACAACCACGTGGCCGACTTCGGGATGATCATCAGCGACACCGGCTACGCGGTGGCGCAGTCGCAGTGCTATCGGATCAGGGAGCGACTGCTGCGGCTGAACGGACGGCTGACGGGCAATCGCCTGCTGCGCGGTGGCGTGATTGCGGGCGGCGTTGCGTGCGATGTTCTGCCCGCTGGCGCAGGCGCGGCTCTCGCGGGGCCGGCTTCGGCAGGGCGCGGGATCGCGGGCGCTGATCTTCTCCGGGACATCGGCGCGTGTGTGCGTGACTTTCTCGAGGTCGTCGACATCTGCCTCGAGAACTCCCTGGTGGCTGATCGACTCGATCGGGCTGGCGTGCTCGATGCGACGATTGGTCGCGACCACGCCGTGCGGGGCTATGTGGCGCGCGGCTCAGGCATCGACATCGACGTGCGGCGCGATCATCCACGGCCGCCGTATGATCGGCTGGCGCTTCATGTGCCGGTCGAGACGAGCGGCGACGTGCGGGCACGCGCCATGGTTCGCATCGCCGAGGTGAAGGAGTCGGCCCGCGTGATCCGCGTGCTGCTGGAATTGCTGCCGCCGGGACCCATCTCGGTGCCGATGACCGCGCTCCCACCCTACGAGCCGGCGTTCGCGCTGGTCGAAGGCTGGCGCGGCTGCATTGTTCACTGGGTGATGGCTGACGATGGCGGAAGGCTGCATCGGGTGAAGATCGTGGACCCGTCGTTTCTCAACTGGCCCGCGCTCTCCCGCGCGCTCGTCGACAACATCGTCCCCGACTTCCCGCTCTGCAACAAATCGTTCAACCTGTCGTACTCGGGCAACGATCTGTAGGGAAAGGCGGCTCCGGCGGCACCTACATCAGCCGCCCGATGTTGTTGCGTGTCCTCGGGACGTCAGCGTGGTGCGGGTTTTGAGGTGATCGGCTCGAAGGCGTCGGGTGATGCGGATTCGCGCCGTTCGAAGGCGCGTCTCGCCTGTTCGTAGAAGGCCGGTTGCGCGGAGAATGGCGCCTCGGAGGCGGGCCGCACCGCCACCTTCCACAAACCGTCCGGGCCCAGCCGCCGCCCTTTCACGTTGTCCTTGAACAACTGGTCCAGCGCGTCGAGCACCTTCTTGCGGCAGTCAATGGTGTCGACGGGAAACGCCAGCTCGATGCGCCGGTCGAGATTGCGCGGCATCCAGTCGGCGCTCGACAGATACACCTCGTTATCGCCGCCGTTGTGGAAGTGGAAAATGCGCGTGTGTTCGAGGAAGCGCCCCACGATCGACACGACGGAGATGTGTTCGCTCAGGCGCGCGACACCCGGTCGAAGCGTGCAGATCCCACGGACGTTCAAGTGGATGGTGACACCCGCGCCCGACGCCCGATAGAGCGCCTGGATCACGCGCTCGTCGACCAGCGAGTTCATCTTGGCGCGGATGAGCGCGGGTTGGCCGTCCTGCGCGCGGCGCGTCTCGCGCTCGATGAGCTTGAGCACCCGCTCCCGCAGTTGCGTGGGCGCCATCACCAGGTGCTGCATCCGCGGCGGATCCGAGAATCCCGTGAGCGCGTTGAAGAACGCCGACGCGTCGACGCCAACGCTTGGGGATGACGTCATCAACCCCATGTCGACGTACAGCCTCGCCGTGCGGTGGTTGTAGTTGCCCGTGCCCAGGTGCACGTACCGCCGGATGCCCTGTGCGGTGCGCCGGACCACGAGGCAAATCTTCGCGTGCACCTTGAGGCCGCGGATGCCGTAGATGACG from Acidobacteriota bacterium includes these protein-coding regions:
- a CDS encoding NADH-quinone oxidoreductase subunit C; this translates as MSEMTHAVAGLRNVASLYALRDVRMPRPRELHAMADAASMPAVTAALWTEWGAELVLMAGEDRRARDGAFRVHYLFAHHEENWFAHITTRVDGANPVIASSAMSCYPASRFEREMRDLMGIVPLDHPDPRPLARHGFWPEDYFPLRKDAFVPAFGDEGRPFPFGEVEGPGVYEIPVGPVHAGIIEPGHFRFSAVGETIIDVKQRLFFTHKGTEKLFEGRTAEDGVALAERISGDTTIGHALAFCQAVECAAGVDIPPRSAHLRAVLLEMERLYNHVADFGMIISDTGYAVAQSQCYRIRERLLRLNGRLTGNRLLRGGVIAGGVACDVLPAGAGAALAGPASAGRGIAGADLLRDIGACVRDFLEVVDICLENSLVADRLDRAGVLDATIGRDHAVRGYVARGSGIDIDVRRDHPRPPYDRLALHVPVETSGDVRARAMVRIAEVKESARVIRVLLELLPPGPISVPMTALPPYEPAFALVEGWRGCIVHWVMADDGGRLHRVKIVDPSFLNWPALSRALVDNIVPDFPLCNKSFNLSYSGNDL
- a CDS encoding respiratory chain complex I subunit 1 family protein → MFNVTGVVIEIAQALLGLAVAPALVGLIRWVKARLQNRRGAPIWQPYAELRKLLGKETVISSNASWIFRTAPYVVFGSTVVVALLVPVLITPLPFNQVADLFALVYLLLLGTFALALGGLDPGSPFGGMGSSREMTIAALSEPAIALAILSLALGAGSTNLGEMAARTIANPTVALSPGHILAFAALFIVMLAETGRLPVDNPATHLELTMIHEAMILEYSGPHLALVEWASWLKLTVFLTLAANLFVPWGLATSLSPAALAIAFAAIVVKLVVLAVLLAFFETRVAKLRLFRVPELLAVSFVLGLLAVTSSFSLSASSRHSGPESLSNTRAGGAPSALSPEDANQQPSRRIEGLR
- a CDS encoding proton-conducting transporter membrane subunit; translation: METLLLFALAGPFALSAVLAALGVGDRRVVGWIIAAGRVISVGAAIALWTIAIGGSPFAPAAAGLFRVDALSALVACCVVVVGTISMALGPGTPGSGHDDPAARRKFQAYGNVFVLAMLLAVTVNNVALMWVAIEATTITSALLVPLHRSKASVEASWKYLLIGSVGIALAFAGTVLAYFDFVTITGQRQTSLGWPLLMHSAPVLDPGLLRLAFVFLLVGYGTKAGLAPMHTWLPDAHSEAPAPLSAMMSGVLLAVAQYAILRWKAVVDLTPGGAAFTNQVLLAIGLFSVLIGALSLVRQQSYKRLLAYSSVEHSGLICMGLAFGPAGVFASLLHMMNHALAKSTSFLLSGRILARYGSTDVDGVRGLVRTMPATGALFATGVLALMGLPPFGLFVSEFLLFRAGFTSGHVWETGVALVLAGIGFVGLSSHLLRMLYGATPDGVMSGERDARALAPIVVCAVALVVLGLILPEAVGALLGRIVEGMTA